In a single window of the Rhodopirellula bahusiensis genome:
- a CDS encoding sialidase family protein, with the protein MQRFSPTTSSIALLTIFVCFSVVWSSVDTFAEELAIRRSVIVEGDADWDWTQARTATISQPSGLSFLTTMSRTAKVGTHSYHDVFVIFADPPADTWTDPVSIPSLRRIRNDDGYEVVAGDLCPIWHAQSGKVLITGKTFNFADGSKEDILREKVSYCVFDPESREFGPLQVMNMPKQDRGGHPIFAPNAGCHQQAVLDDGIVLLPVRYQRSQSKRNYTSVVARCSFDGTTLRYIDHGSEHSVPTRRGLYEPSVVEFDDAYYLTMRADDGAWVARSSDGINFTDHVPWKFDSGSELGSYNTQQHWATIGGRLYLVYTRRGAGNDHIMRHRAPLFIAQIDPERLVALKDTEQIVVPENHATLGNSGICQINDNEIWITVAEGRVAHGQRKGENNQVILAKLRPAK; encoded by the coding sequence ATGCAGCGGTTTTCGCCAACGACCTCCTCGATCGCATTGCTAACAATCTTCGTTTGCTTCAGCGTAGTCTGGTCCAGTGTTGACACCTTTGCGGAGGAACTGGCCATTCGCCGTTCCGTGATTGTCGAAGGTGACGCTGACTGGGACTGGACGCAAGCGCGGACCGCCACGATATCGCAACCCAGTGGATTGTCATTCCTGACCACAATGTCGCGCACCGCAAAGGTCGGAACGCACAGCTATCACGATGTGTTCGTCATCTTTGCCGATCCACCGGCGGACACGTGGACTGATCCAGTATCCATTCCGTCACTGCGTCGAATACGCAACGATGATGGATACGAAGTCGTTGCTGGTGACCTGTGTCCGATCTGGCACGCACAGTCCGGGAAAGTATTGATCACCGGAAAAACGTTTAATTTCGCCGATGGCTCGAAAGAAGACATTCTTCGCGAGAAGGTGTCGTATTGCGTTTTTGATCCGGAGTCGCGGGAGTTCGGCCCTCTGCAAGTCATGAACATGCCCAAGCAAGATCGCGGGGGGCATCCGATCTTCGCACCCAACGCAGGCTGCCATCAACAGGCTGTTCTGGATGACGGAATTGTGCTGTTGCCCGTTCGGTATCAGCGAAGCCAAAGCAAACGTAACTACACTTCGGTTGTGGCGAGGTGCAGTTTCGACGGCACGACGCTTCGATACATCGATCATGGTTCGGAACACTCGGTGCCAACTCGTCGTGGTTTGTACGAACCGTCGGTGGTTGAATTTGACGACGCGTATTATCTAACCATGCGGGCTGATGACGGCGCATGGGTTGCTCGCAGTTCGGATGGAATCAACTTCACCGATCACGTTCCGTGGAAATTCGACAGCGGCAGCGAACTGGGCAGCTACAACACCCAACAGCACTGGGCCACGATTGGCGGACGACTGTATCTCGTTTACACGCGCCGCGGAGCCGGAAACGACCACATCATGCGCCATCGAGCACCCTTGTTCATCGCCCAAATTGATCCAGAGCGGCTGGTTGCGTTAAAGGACACCGAACAGATCGTCGTGCCAGAGAATCACGCAACTCTTGGCAACTCCGGAATCTGCCAGATCAACGACAACGAAATATGGATCACCGTCGCAGAAGGACGCGTCGCCCATGGGCAGCGAAAAGGCGAGAACAACCAAGTGATTCTTGCCAAATTACGACCAGCCAAATAA
- a CDS encoding alpha/beta hydrolase, which translates to MMKALFTLFIATAWLTPSLAYAQASHHSVVHDTKTLPSEILGGERNYAIYLPPSYQTSQRSYPVLYLLHGGGDDQTGWVQFGEVQHIADKAIANGTATPMVIVMPDANTGRRGYFNDIRGGWNYEDFFFKEFIPYIEKNYRVKSDKRYRAVAGLSMGGGGSFMYALHHPEVFSSACPLSASTGPLNLDDAKRRYNRPRRNEPDVKVEPVADEKIDEYLQQHSALKLVENLPADDIKSVRWYIDCGDDDFLYEGNSLVHIAMRKREIPHEYRVRDGGHRWSYWRSALPTVLSFVSESFHQN; encoded by the coding sequence ATGATGAAAGCACTCTTTACTCTATTCATTGCCACCGCGTGGCTTACGCCGAGCCTCGCTTATGCTCAGGCGTCGCATCACAGCGTTGTTCACGATACCAAGACGCTCCCCAGCGAAATCCTTGGCGGTGAACGAAACTATGCGATCTATTTGCCGCCCAGCTATCAGACGTCGCAGCGAAGTTATCCCGTGCTGTATTTGTTGCACGGTGGCGGGGATGATCAAACCGGCTGGGTGCAATTCGGCGAAGTTCAGCATATCGCGGACAAAGCAATCGCTAATGGGACAGCGACGCCGATGGTCATCGTTATGCCGGACGCGAACACGGGTCGCCGAGGTTACTTCAATGACATTCGTGGTGGCTGGAACTACGAGGACTTTTTCTTCAAGGAATTCATTCCGTACATCGAAAAAAACTATCGCGTCAAATCCGACAAACGCTATCGCGCAGTGGCGGGCCTATCGATGGGCGGAGGCGGGTCGTTCATGTACGCTCTGCATCACCCCGAAGTGTTTTCGTCCGCCTGCCCGCTCAGTGCCAGCACGGGCCCTCTGAATCTAGATGACGCCAAGCGGCGCTATAATCGACCTCGACGCAACGAGCCAGATGTGAAGGTTGAGCCTGTCGCGGACGAGAAGATCGATGAGTATTTGCAGCAGCACAGCGCACTGAAACTCGTTGAGAATTTGCCCGCCGACGACATCAAGAGCGTTCGCTGGTACATCGACTGCGGTGACGACGACTTTTTGTACGAAGGCAATTCGTTGGTTCACATCGCGATGCGGAAACGCGAAATCCCCCACGAATATCGAGTTCGCGATGGCGGTCACCGTTGGAGCTACTGGCGTTCCGCGCTTCCGACCGTGCTGAGCTTTGTCTCAGAGTCATTTCACCAGAATTAG
- a CDS encoding sialidase family protein, giving the protein MRVISIVIAACALCQPSLRGAEPFLDKTDLFTAKQAGYETFRIPGVVVTKSGTVLAYCEARRGSRSDWADIEILLTRSTNGGRTWSPPQRVADSGKDTVNNAVAIVDRESGRIHFLYCINYHTVYYMFSDDDAVTFSKPREITSDLETLRKHYNWKVIATGPGHGLQLRNGRLLVPIWMSTELKHHRPSAVSVIYSDDHGKTWMTGDIVCEHPDPLINPSETIAAQLSDDRVLLNIRSEHRNYRRALSISDDGVTNWSVIKFDEGLFEPICMAAIAQLPKPFATNDGTFIFSNPDSSSNPAFHGKNRFRHRENVTIRLSTDDCQTWPVSRVLQPGISGYSDLAVATDGTIYCLYERGGDDGFAHKHLTMARFNREWIEAKQ; this is encoded by the coding sequence ATGAGGGTCATTTCTATTGTTATTGCAGCCTGCGCACTGTGCCAGCCATCGCTTCGCGGTGCGGAACCATTTCTGGATAAGACCGACCTCTTCACAGCGAAGCAGGCTGGATACGAAACATTTCGTATTCCCGGTGTCGTCGTAACAAAATCAGGAACGGTCCTTGCCTACTGCGAAGCACGACGCGGGAGCCGGTCCGACTGGGCTGACATCGAGATCCTGCTCACGCGGAGCACCAACGGTGGTCGCACTTGGTCGCCACCGCAGCGGGTCGCAGACTCCGGAAAAGACACGGTGAATAACGCCGTGGCGATCGTTGACCGCGAATCGGGCCGAATCCATTTCTTGTACTGTATCAACTATCACACCGTCTATTACATGTTTAGCGACGACGACGCGGTGACGTTTAGCAAGCCACGCGAAATCACGTCGGACCTTGAAACGCTGCGGAAGCATTACAATTGGAAGGTGATTGCAACGGGACCGGGGCACGGACTTCAACTGCGCAACGGACGATTGCTTGTGCCCATTTGGATGTCGACGGAGCTGAAGCATCATCGCCCGTCAGCGGTCTCCGTCATTTACAGCGACGACCACGGCAAGACATGGATGACCGGAGACATCGTCTGCGAGCATCCCGATCCGCTCATCAATCCCAGCGAAACCATTGCGGCGCAGCTTTCCGATGATCGCGTCTTGCTGAACATCCGCAGTGAGCACCGAAACTACCGCCGCGCTCTATCAATCAGCGACGATGGCGTGACCAATTGGTCCGTCATTAAATTCGATGAAGGGCTCTTTGAACCGATCTGCATGGCGGCGATCGCCCAGCTACCAAAACCATTCGCGACTAACGACGGAACGTTCATCTTCAGCAATCCGGACAGTTCGTCGAACCCCGCTTTTCACGGAAAGAATCGATTTCGTCACCGCGAAAATGTCACCATTCGGCTCAGCACAGACGATTGCCAAACGTGGCCGGTCTCACGTGTGCTACAGCCGGGAATTAGCGGATATTCTGATCTGGCTGTGGCCACGGACGGAACGATCTACTGCCTATACGAACGCGGCGGAGATGATGGTTTTGCCCACAAACATTTGACCATGGCGCGCTTCAATCGCGAATGGATAGAAGCAAAGCAATAG
- a CDS encoding DUF1593 domain-containing protein: protein MLVICFESVSVGANDRPRLFVLTDIGGDPDDQQSLIRLMVYCNEFQVEGLVASASGTPGELKVATTKPELIREIVSAYGNVRENLARHAKGWPETKSLLDVIRSGNPQRGLEYIGKGHDTEGSTFLIERIDAGSIDQPLNITIWGGQTDFAQALWRVRQDRGADGLAEFVKRFRVYDIADQDGIADWMLSEFPGMYYILSKAKTGTDKRNASFRGMYLTGDEALTSREWIEANVRSTGPLGVLYPTRTWTSPNPHGCMKEGDTPSWFFFLPRGHNDPTDPSKAGWGGQFGRAADGSYRDDQTKMDHRETVSRWRSEFQKDFALRMSWSRNK from the coding sequence ATGTTGGTGATCTGTTTTGAATCCGTTTCGGTTGGCGCAAACGATCGCCCGCGTTTGTTCGTGCTGACGGATATCGGCGGTGACCCGGATGACCAACAGTCGCTCATACGGTTGATGGTTTACTGCAACGAGTTTCAGGTCGAAGGGCTCGTCGCTTCCGCGTCGGGGACTCCCGGGGAGTTAAAGGTTGCGACCACAAAGCCCGAGTTGATTCGCGAAATCGTGTCGGCCTACGGAAACGTTCGCGAAAATCTTGCTCGGCATGCCAAAGGCTGGCCCGAAACCAAGTCGCTTCTCGATGTTATCCGGTCCGGCAATCCGCAACGTGGATTGGAATATATCGGAAAAGGACACGACACTGAGGGGTCAACATTTCTGATCGAGCGCATCGACGCGGGGTCAATCGACCAACCGTTGAATATCACGATCTGGGGCGGTCAAACCGATTTTGCGCAGGCGCTTTGGCGAGTGCGACAGGACCGCGGCGCGGATGGCTTGGCTGAATTCGTCAAGCGTTTTCGAGTGTACGACATCGCTGATCAAGACGGCATTGCCGACTGGATGCTGTCCGAGTTTCCGGGGATGTACTACATCCTCAGCAAGGCGAAGACGGGAACGGACAAGAGAAACGCTTCGTTTCGCGGTATGTACCTGACCGGCGACGAAGCGCTGACGTCACGCGAGTGGATCGAGGCGAACGTGCGCTCGACCGGACCACTTGGAGTACTGTACCCAACTAGAACGTGGACCAGCCCCAATCCGCATGGCTGCATGAAAGAAGGCGATACACCGTCGTGGTTCTTCTTTCTCCCTCGAGGCCACAACGACCCGACCGATCCGTCAAAGGCCGGCTGGGGAGGACAATTTGGTCGGGCGGCGGATGGTTCGTATCGTGACGATCAGACTAAAATGGACCACCGTGAGACTGTCAGCCGCTGGCGGTCCGAGTTTCAAAAAGACTTTGCACTGCGCATGTCGTGGAGCAGGAACAAGTGA
- a CDS encoding PVC-type heme-binding CxxCH protein, translating to MLQRILLIAFLLSNSSLFADELAVHSFKRQQLSDVYFSEGANAADVNGDGASDVVYGPYWFEGPEFTTKREIYKPVPQNREGYADNFFCWLYDFNGDGRNDVFVVGFPGTPACVYENPGKDGFDKHWPKHQVFDWVSNESPQLINIVGDEKPELVCTRDGFFGFATIDWEHPFESWEFHPISEQITAKKFGHGLGVGDVNGDGRIDLIHSNGWFEQPLTHQLTSRWMPHEVSFTEGYGGAEMYAYDVDGDGDSDIITSHRAHEFGLGWYEQVDGGDNNEPIFKHHLIMGEHPSENMYGVVFSELHSLALADMDGDGLKDIVTGKTYWSHHRQSPQWDAGAVVYWFKLVRGEDGVDWIPYKADGEAGIGRQVSIVDINNDQQPDIVVGGMLGTHVLTHQVKSVSEKEYMDAQPKLYTGPKLPKIEGAQALRGPKSMIDAKTGHVAGSIEGETLAGKATGGSAKAQDMSKFGGDRWSNKSQLWWTGAKPADTLALPLPDFTGTVDVEAVLTCARDYGIVQLSLDDKPLGPPIDLYHTDVVTTGVLSFPGIAVEGKKHTLNVQIIGANPKAAKAYMFAIDYLRIKKADSSFVAGKAVKAKPVAAIVNFKPKSTDGRELNLDFETGTLADWIADGNAWEGQPVKGDTVFARRQDMRSNHEGDYWIGGYEKLGDKGTGTLTSAPFVVNHRYATFLTNGGDGEKTRVELVRKDSGKAIYTMTGTKSETMRRVTVDLRPHMGQEIMVRLVDSHSGGWGHLNFDHFRFYDKRPSEITPLKVALKVDEYPHAGLSAQDAAAAMKLPDGFSVTVGAAEPQVQQPIAMAIDDRGRVWIAEAYEYPIRKKGDTGRDRILIFEDTDGDGSLDNRKVFAEGLNLVSGLEVGFGGVWVGAAPYLMFIPDRDGDDKPDSAPEILLDGWGYEDTHETLNAFIWGPDGWLYGCHGVFTHSKVGKPGTPDAERVPLNCAVWRYHPLRHEFDVFAHGTSNPWGVDFNDHGQAFITACVIPHLYHMIDGARYQRQGGRHFNPYTYRDIPTIADHLHYLGATPHGGNSKSDAAGGGHAHAGAMIYLGGKWPEKYRNQLFMNNIHGQRLNMDVLKPNGSGYVGSHGPDFLMTGDQASQILNIRYGPDGNAWMIDWYDMQACHRREAEIHDRTNGRIYKVSYGKSDSSAPATSLASMSDLELAKLVLQKNDWYVRHSRRNLQERSAARSIDAAATAYLHDVLGNSDDDTRRLRAAWSLHVIGELSSKNIESMLGDASLYVRGWAIQLAMEQQGDAAPFLKRFVELARDDDSQVVRLYLASAAQNLPLNDRWELLSALTSHAADASDHNLPLLYWYAAEPLADEDTGKALALAMSAGENIPLIREFMLRRIGSGGADAAMAALVDGLGSAKTPNLQLTFLGAIRSALAGQRQVKAPNQWSAVSAGLLKSNHADVRLQATALGVTFGDKAAFAAMRSQIEDGSGDTKTRLVALNSLLDAGDPGLVPTLRTLLTADGPLREAAIGGLAQYDDPTVASALLKSYADFTPDQRRMTLGTLCARASSGVTLLKAIESKQIAGSDLTADLVRQLQFLKNKNIDTLLQDVWGTARESAADKLKMIAKMKTLVTSDKHPPADTELGRAIFAKTCMKCHVLYGAGFKIGPDLTGSNRSNIDYLLSNIVDPSAVMAKEYLPTTLLTADGRVVSGLIKAEDDTSITLQTSDRKVIVPKDEIDERVEGTKSMMPDDQLKQFSPHEVRSLIAYLQGKQQTPMLANAENAAAIFNGRDLTGWSGTEGLWSVENGELVGRTGGLKRNEWIVSDLSAENFHLTLEVKLVDNAGNSGIQFRSKAHDGEVSGYQADVGKGWWGKLYEEHGRALLWDKSGEQHVQLGDWNKYEVIATGHHITTKINGKICVDLEDAEGAHRGIIAFQLHSGGKTEVRFRNIQLEVLPMEQHEENE from the coding sequence ATGTTGCAACGAATACTCCTCATCGCCTTCCTGCTATCAAATTCGTCGTTGTTTGCCGACGAGCTTGCCGTTCACTCCTTTAAACGGCAGCAACTCTCCGATGTCTATTTCTCCGAAGGCGCGAACGCCGCTGATGTGAATGGCGATGGTGCCTCGGACGTGGTTTACGGACCGTATTGGTTTGAAGGCCCGGAATTCACCACGAAGCGTGAGATCTACAAGCCGGTCCCGCAGAATCGGGAAGGATATGCAGACAACTTCTTCTGTTGGTTGTACGACTTCAACGGAGATGGTCGCAATGATGTCTTCGTAGTTGGCTTTCCGGGAACGCCCGCGTGTGTCTATGAGAATCCGGGCAAAGATGGTTTCGACAAACATTGGCCCAAACATCAGGTGTTCGATTGGGTTTCTAACGAATCACCGCAGTTGATCAATATCGTTGGTGATGAAAAGCCGGAACTGGTTTGCACGCGCGACGGTTTCTTTGGGTTCGCTACGATCGACTGGGAGCATCCGTTTGAGTCGTGGGAATTTCATCCAATCTCGGAACAGATCACGGCGAAGAAGTTTGGGCACGGGCTGGGTGTCGGTGATGTCAACGGTGATGGTCGGATCGACCTGATTCACTCGAATGGCTGGTTTGAGCAACCGCTGACGCATCAATTGACGTCGCGCTGGATGCCGCACGAAGTTTCGTTCACTGAAGGTTACGGTGGTGCCGAAATGTACGCTTACGACGTCGACGGAGACGGCGACAGCGACATCATCACCAGCCATCGCGCCCATGAGTTTGGGCTTGGCTGGTACGAACAGGTCGATGGAGGCGATAACAACGAGCCAATATTCAAGCATCATTTGATCATGGGCGAGCATCCGTCGGAGAACATGTACGGCGTGGTGTTCAGCGAGTTACACTCGCTCGCGCTGGCCGACATGGATGGCGACGGACTGAAGGACATCGTCACCGGCAAGACGTACTGGTCGCATCACCGCCAGAGTCCTCAGTGGGATGCCGGCGCGGTCGTGTATTGGTTCAAACTGGTTCGCGGAGAAGACGGCGTGGACTGGATTCCTTACAAGGCCGACGGCGAAGCAGGCATCGGCCGGCAAGTGTCGATCGTTGACATTAACAATGATCAGCAGCCGGACATCGTGGTCGGCGGCATGCTGGGAACGCATGTGTTGACGCATCAGGTGAAATCCGTCAGCGAAAAAGAGTACATGGACGCTCAACCGAAGCTCTACACGGGGCCCAAGCTGCCAAAGATCGAAGGGGCCCAAGCATTGCGTGGACCGAAATCGATGATCGACGCAAAAACGGGGCACGTTGCCGGATCGATCGAAGGCGAAACGCTGGCTGGTAAAGCAACCGGAGGCAGCGCAAAAGCTCAGGACATGTCCAAGTTTGGCGGCGATCGGTGGAGCAACAAGTCGCAGCTTTGGTGGACTGGTGCGAAGCCAGCCGACACACTCGCGCTGCCGTTGCCGGATTTCACCGGCACAGTCGACGTGGAAGCTGTGCTCACGTGCGCCCGCGACTATGGCATTGTGCAGTTGTCGCTGGACGACAAACCGCTTGGCCCACCGATCGATCTTTATCACACCGACGTCGTCACCACCGGAGTCCTTTCGTTTCCGGGGATCGCTGTCGAGGGAAAAAAGCACACGTTGAATGTGCAGATAATTGGCGCGAATCCGAAAGCCGCAAAGGCCTATATGTTCGCGATCGATTACCTTCGGATCAAAAAGGCAGACTCTAGTTTTGTCGCTGGAAAAGCCGTCAAGGCAAAGCCGGTTGCCGCCATCGTTAATTTCAAACCCAAATCGACGGATGGTCGCGAGCTGAATCTGGATTTTGAAACCGGAACGTTGGCTGATTGGATTGCCGATGGGAACGCGTGGGAAGGTCAACCGGTCAAAGGTGACACCGTTTTTGCTCGACGCCAAGACATGCGCAGCAACCACGAAGGCGACTATTGGATCGGAGGTTATGAAAAACTGGGTGACAAGGGCACCGGAACGCTGACGTCCGCCCCGTTTGTCGTCAATCACCGCTACGCGACCTTCCTGACCAACGGCGGCGACGGCGAAAAAACTCGGGTCGAACTGGTCCGCAAAGATTCCGGCAAAGCGATCTACACAATGACCGGCACCAAGAGCGAAACGATGCGGCGGGTCACAGTCGACTTGCGACCGCACATGGGACAGGAAATCATGGTGCGACTGGTCGACTCTCATTCCGGCGGCTGGGGGCACCTGAACTTTGACCATTTCCGGTTCTATGATAAACGCCCATCGGAAATCACGCCGCTGAAGGTTGCTTTGAAGGTGGACGAGTACCCGCACGCGGGGCTTTCGGCACAGGATGCTGCGGCCGCGATGAAACTGCCCGATGGTTTTTCGGTCACCGTTGGCGCGGCGGAACCGCAGGTGCAGCAACCGATCGCGATGGCGATCGACGATCGAGGCCGCGTTTGGATCGCAGAAGCGTACGAGTATCCGATTCGCAAAAAAGGCGACACGGGACGCGATCGCATTTTGATCTTTGAAGACACCGACGGGGACGGTTCACTTGACAATCGCAAGGTGTTCGCCGAAGGATTGAATCTGGTCAGCGGACTGGAAGTTGGCTTTGGTGGCGTGTGGGTCGGAGCGGCACCGTACTTGATGTTCATTCCCGACCGCGACGGTGATGACAAGCCTGATTCAGCGCCAGAAATTTTGCTGGACGGTTGGGGTTATGAAGACACGCACGAAACTTTGAACGCATTCATCTGGGGACCAGACGGCTGGTTGTACGGTTGCCACGGCGTGTTCACTCATTCCAAAGTCGGCAAGCCGGGGACGCCGGATGCCGAGCGGGTTCCATTGAACTGTGCGGTTTGGCGATACCATCCGCTCCGGCACGAGTTCGACGTGTTTGCTCACGGCACAAGCAATCCGTGGGGCGTCGACTTTAATGATCACGGCCAAGCTTTCATCACAGCCTGTGTCATTCCGCACCTGTATCACATGATCGACGGAGCCCGTTATCAGCGTCAGGGAGGTCGGCATTTTAATCCGTACACTTATCGCGACATCCCGACGATCGCCGATCACTTGCACTACCTTGGCGCAACGCCACACGGGGGTAACAGCAAGTCCGATGCGGCCGGTGGCGGTCACGCTCATGCCGGTGCAATGATCTACTTGGGAGGAAAATGGCCCGAGAAGTATCGCAATCAGTTGTTCATGAACAACATTCACGGCCAGCGTTTGAACATGGACGTCTTGAAGCCAAACGGCTCCGGCTACGTCGGCAGCCACGGTCCGGATTTTTTGATGACGGGCGATCAGGCGTCGCAGATTCTGAACATTCGCTATGGCCCGGACGGAAACGCATGGATGATCGATTGGTACGACATGCAGGCGTGCCATCGTCGGGAAGCAGAAATCCATGACCGAACGAACGGGCGAATTTACAAGGTCAGCTACGGCAAGTCGGATAGCTCCGCACCAGCGACGTCGCTTGCTTCGATGAGCGATCTGGAGTTGGCCAAACTGGTCCTTCAAAAAAACGACTGGTATGTTCGCCACTCGCGCCGAAACCTGCAGGAACGATCCGCCGCGCGGTCGATTGATGCCGCTGCGACCGCTTACTTGCACGATGTTCTGGGCAACAGCGACGACGACACCCGTCGACTGCGGGCCGCTTGGTCGCTGCATGTCATCGGTGAATTGTCTAGCAAAAACATTGAATCGATGCTCGGTGATGCGAGTCTCTATGTTCGTGGCTGGGCCATTCAGTTGGCGATGGAGCAACAGGGCGACGCGGCGCCGTTTCTTAAGCGTTTTGTCGAACTTGCACGAGACGACGACTCGCAAGTCGTTCGACTTTACCTAGCATCTGCCGCACAAAACCTTCCGCTCAACGACCGATGGGAACTGCTCAGTGCACTCACCAGTCACGCCGCTGACGCCAGCGACCATAACCTGCCGCTGTTGTACTGGTATGCCGCCGAACCACTGGCCGACGAAGATACGGGCAAAGCGCTCGCGCTGGCAATGTCGGCGGGCGAGAACATTCCCCTCATAAGAGAATTCATGCTGCGTCGGATCGGCAGCGGTGGTGCTGATGCGGCGATGGCCGCTTTGGTGGACGGACTCGGCAGCGCGAAGACGCCGAATCTGCAGCTCACTTTTCTCGGCGCGATACGATCGGCACTGGCCGGACAACGACAGGTCAAAGCGCCGAATCAATGGTCTGCGGTTTCCGCTGGACTGTTGAAAAGCAACCATGCCGACGTACGGCTACAGGCAACCGCGCTGGGCGTGACGTTTGGTGACAAAGCAGCTTTCGCGGCGATGCGTTCGCAAATCGAAGACGGCTCCGGCGACACCAAAACGCGACTCGTTGCCCTGAATTCACTGCTGGATGCCGGCGACCCCGGACTCGTCCCAACGCTGCGTACTTTGTTGACCGCGGACGGACCACTGCGAGAAGCCGCGATCGGTGGACTCGCTCAGTACGATGATCCGACAGTCGCATCGGCGCTGCTGAAGTCGTATGCGGATTTCACCCCCGACCAGCGACGTATGACACTTGGCACCTTGTGTGCTCGCGCATCATCCGGCGTCACTTTGTTGAAAGCGATCGAATCGAAGCAGATTGCCGGCAGCGATTTGACGGCGGACCTCGTGCGTCAGTTGCAGTTTTTGAAAAACAAAAACATTGACACGTTGCTGCAAGATGTTTGGGGCACCGCTCGCGAGTCGGCAGCCGACAAACTGAAAATGATCGCGAAGATGAAAACACTCGTCACGTCCGATAAGCATCCACCGGCAGATACCGAACTCGGCCGCGCGATCTTTGCTAAGACCTGCATGAAGTGTCACGTCCTGTACGGAGCCGGTTTCAAGATCGGGCCAGACCTGACGGGATCGAATCGTTCCAACATCGACTACCTTTTAAGCAATATCGTCGACCCCAGCGCGGTGATGGCCAAGGAGTACCTGCCGACGACACTGCTGACCGCCGACGGACGCGTTGTCAGTGGACTGATTAAGGCAGAGGACGATACCAGTATCACGCTCCAGACGTCGGACCGAAAAGTCATCGTTCCGAAGGACGAAATCGATGAGCGGGTAGAAGGCACCAAATCCATGATGCCCGATGACCAGCTCAAGCAGTTCAGTCCCCACGAAGTTCGTTCGCTGATCGCGTACCTGCAAGGAAAACAGCAAACGCCGATGCTCGCGAATGCGGAAAATGCGGCCGCGATCTTCAACGGCCGTGACCTGACGGGTTGGAGCGGCACTGAAGGATTATGGTCGGTCGAAAATGGAGAACTTGTCGGCCGCACCGGTGGGTTGAAACGCAATGAGTGGATCGTCAGCGACCTGTCCGCGGAAAATTTCCATCTAACGCTGGAAGTCAAACTTGTCGACAACGCTGGCAATAGCGGCATCCAATTTCGTAGCAAGGCACACGATGGCGAAGTCAGTGGCTACCAAGCGGATGTGGGCAAGGGCTGGTGGGGTAAGCTCTATGAAGAACACGGACGCGCGTTGCTGTGGGACAAGTCCGGCGAACAGCACGTGCAGCTTGGCGACTGGAACAAGTACGAAGTCATTGCCACCGGTCATCACATCACCACAAAGATCAACGGCAAGATCTGTGTCGACTTGGAGGACGCCGAGGGCGCCCACCGAGGCATCATCGCTTTTCAACTTCACAGCGGCGGAAAAACCGAAGTCCGATTCCGCAACATTCAACTGGAAGTGCTCCCTATGGAACAACACGAGGAAAACGAATGA